In Dermacentor silvarum isolate Dsil-2018 chromosome 10, BIME_Dsil_1.4, whole genome shotgun sequence, the genomic stretch AGAATTTGCTTTGGGCAGCTCACATGGGAAATTTTGGGCTGCTCACGGGAAAGGTTGACACAATGAAAAGTGACACAATCCCTCCAAAACATAACCAAATAATCATCTAAAAGGGTATCAACTCTTACTAAGCAACTGTCTACAAGTCATCCTCATCATTGTGTTCAGTGACGCACTCCTTTGCAGACGTCACCGACTGGTCATGTGGGAGAGAATACAATACATCTGATACGTCTAGACTTATAACATTACAAGAACCCGGATTAACAGTAAGCAAGAAGTCAACAAATTCACCAGAACGGGACACTCACTCTACAGAGGCTCTGCGAAACTTACCGaagcctttcatatataaaagatGCATGATGATTGCGTATCGAAACCGTATATCTCTTTGATAGATTATGAGACGAAAATGCTTGGTGATCTATTCCATGTGAGTTAATAGCACACGCACCCAGATGGTGGCTGCCTTTTGTGCGTTTTTCTTAATAAACTTCAGTTGGGAACAGTGCTCGTCCTGtgttccttttattgcgatagcaattatatagacacttcaggcgaatttccgcggtcgtcgtcgccatgaggttccgtataaagtctgaGTACGATGAGGTCGCGGCCGCACGCCGTATATATCATGTAGGTGCGAGGAagagcgtgcaagggtgagccgagaaggatggtggcgcGCGCACAGGAGGAACGCGGGGAGATGTGCGCGCgaggcgggggagggggagggagtaGCGTGCGTCTCCGCTTCTACTCCGCccgcggctgcgcatggcgcggcccGGCCGCGCACGTCTTGAAAGTTAATCTGCGGTGGTTTCTAAGGCTAGCCGACTCGAGATAGCTGAtgacttcgtgtgcgctgtggtctCGGGCGcctagtttgcgttgaagcaagaggcagcacgaattggaattcgctcgccgctgctgccgctcttcataaCGCCAGCGTTCCGGCAGAGAgttagatgtgttcatgcttTGCCTGTGGGTGCGTGACACCgggctcgttaatttagttagtgagcgaatgttatTAAGGGAAAGTAAGCAGTTCACACGGTTAATAAAACTACTAATCTTAATTAATATATGTGGTtataatttgttatcgcaatcaatgcttcgcctttcgggcgaaactgtgacttctttAGTGTTGCCGTCGTTTTCCGCGCTGATGCAAAGAATGTGTTGTCTATACTGTGCCTTTCTATGTGTCTGTCGTTCTGCCTACGCTACAACAAAGTAGAAAACGTCGTCGGAGATTGTGTCGGTTGCAGGCTGACTCAAATCTCAAACGCAGGTGCGTTCCACTCAAAACACGAGGGCCACAATGCAAAACAGAGCCCGGAAGGAAAGCTCCGTTTCCGGCCTGCTGTCCAGTGCCTTCGTGTAGCTACGAACCCGATACCTCGGAACCAGCAGCCGAAAGTACCCGGGAACAATAAAGCCGTGAAGGCAGGGAGCCTAAATAGACGTCGGTTTCCAGTCCTTTCGGCAGCCACCGAGAGAATGTAAATAAAAGCACTGACAACAACTCAAACACGGAGTCGGTTTTTGGTAACTGTAGCCCGGTATAATGGTACTTGCCTGCTTAAAGGAGCACCAAAGAACAGCGCTAAGTTGTTTCAGTTTGGTGAAGCATTTCTTCGAGTCTCGATTTGCGTTCATTTGTCGGGAAGAAAATGTGGTTGCAGGTGGAGCAAATGACGGGTTGTTAACAGGAAGGGCAAGGTTTCCTTCTTTCGAATTTCGCGTACGAGCCGCACTCGTGGTACAGTACAGCTGGAAAAGATTCGCCCAGGTGGCTGTCGGCCGGAGCGGCAAATTCACGACACGCTTTTTGACGGCCACCCCTTCTTTGGAAGATGGAATgtgccgctccggccaccagtcacttgtgctgTACTTGTGCCgcgtgtcgtgattttgccgctccAGCCGACAGCCACTTgggctaatctttttccgctgggaGCCTGGGACTGTACATTGTAATGAAtttacggaattaaaaaaaaaaaaattggcgcgtTTGTGCCGTTTTATCGGCGGAGCCAATGAGGTGACGTTCATGGAAGGATCGTGGTGCCACCTATTATATACGtgaaacgcacacacacaacacacacgcgcgcacacaaatGTCGTGCTAAAGAGAGGCTATTTCGCCAAGTACCCACGCAAAGACTGTAAACAGTCAGACCGCGTTCTTAACCATCACAATGCAGTTTATGCAGGTCAACAACTCTATAAAGCACCGCTAAGCGTCGGTattcaagcaacgaaaatcgcCACATGTCAGTGCGGTATCACATTACTCAGGCTGGCGCATTCACTTTGGTTGGTACAGTGTGCTTGACAGCTGTCGCTGTGGGTAGTGATTCCGTGCCACTGTGTACAGAGGAGTGCCGTTAAGGGTCTTAGTCGCGCTCTAATTTCTCGCGTGTAGAAAGCAGCGGAAGATAACAAAAGCACGGTGCCGGCTGCGCTCGCTTCTCCACTTCAACACCTCATTATTTCTTTACATGACAGAGAGCACATGCGCTCTATCAGGTGCTTCTTTTTATGCGGAACACTTAAAAAATCTGTCATATATATAGTCCgctgccttttttctttttttttttgcagataggCTACGTGGAGGCGAATATTAGCAGCACGAAAGCATTCAGTGATAATTTcgctaattaactaaaattgaagcGTATAATGACGTATGGTGAACAgccaaactcgaggtgtgtttAGCGTACGCGAGCGCGCCAGTCAGTGAATAGTGACGTCTTGTCTGCTTAGCATAAATCTCAAGACTGTAGCACCGCATCGGAGATAGTCGTTTTACAAATCCACTAAAAAATTACGGGCGTACCAGTCAAGATTGTCCCGAACTGAGAGATGCACACTTTTTGGGAGACTGTTCACTGGAACGCGAATGTACTTCGTAGCACATTTTAAGTTTGCATATATTTCCAAAGTGGTGCTACTTTCAGGATTTCTCCTAAGCAGACGTATGCTCGATTCCCAGCCGGTCGCGGCGAtcgcatttcaatgggagcgaaatgcaactTATTGAACCCTGTTAACCTTTTCAGTGTGAGACCTTTCCGGACGTGACCCACCTGCagcgtcagttttttttttcttttttttcttctgggatATTGTAAAACGAACACAACGGTTTATTTTTTGGTTGTGAAAACGGAAGAAAATAGCACGGATAATGGCGAATGCTCTTGCGGTATGGTGCTCATATTCCTATCTGACGTCAGTGACATGGCGGGGCAGAAACGCGGAAAAGTACCGTTAAGTCAGTGACAgccaaaagtttttttttttttttaaagcgcgttaaagaaccccgccGGGCGATCTAAATAACCCGAGGTCCTGCACCATGCACGCCGTCACTCGTAGCCCCAGCGTTTACTCCCAAGCATGCATCAAATAGTTCCAAcatccttcaaaaaaaaaaaaaaaaaaaaatgagtcactttagcatacgccaagaagggtgaaagcgaaagcctgcgcgctcaagagacattaattaaattacttgacattctcatttgaGTACGTTGATACTTATTACTTTTTTTACCACCGAaaatcgtgggttcgagtgccttaattgacgctaccttaattaactgtgccctaattaaGCTCGCCCTAATTAGAACCAAAGTTCGAGGGCGCGACTCCCACCAAGAGTCGTGGGtacgagtgtcttaattaactctatcttaattattCTTCtttgtgggattttacgtgccaaaaccagttatgattatgaggcacgccgtagtggagggctccggattaatcttgaccacctggggttctgtaacgtgcactacaacgcaagcacacgggcgtttttgcatttcgcctccatcgaaatgcggcggccgcggccgggattcgatccccgcgatctcgtgctcagcagcgcaatctatgttaattaactgtgccttaattaagttCGCCTTAACCCAACTATtctcgccttaacgccaaaggtggtgggttcgactttTTCATAAActcgagggttcgattcccaccgaagCTCGTGCGTTGGAGTCCGTGAATTAACTCTATCGtgattaacacgatgacgacggtgacccgcgcaatATCAGAATtcttgcgtgagcgtttgcattaTAGGTAAGACAGGATGACGGGTTGGTGTAGTAACTAAATTACTACACCAATTCGGCATTGTACGTGTGCGATTTCGCGTCCGAGGAcatggttttcgctcaaggtcgttgaaggtcgactgaacgatgagacatataaggctttcgccttgaaaaGATCGACATAACGACCGAAAGTTTTATTCACACCGCAAAGGAGGCGGCGAGGCAGCGCTTGTACAGGAGATCAGAGGCGCCCGCTGGCGGCAGTGCTCGCGAGCGAGGACAGAGCCTTGGCCGTGGACGTCACGGCGCGCGCGACGTGGCTTGTCTTGTCCTTGGGGTACAGGTAGAGCCAGAACGTGGCCACCGACGCGAAGATGGTGCCGAACCAGAGGACGAGTATGAGGAAGAGCGCCACGCGCGGAACAAGGGCTCCCGGCGGTGGCCTCGGGGCTTCCTCGATGAAGTAGACGAGCTTGCGGCCGCCGCCCGCCGACTGGCTGCTGGGCGACACGACGACCCGCGCGCCGTACATCTGCGACGTACGGTAGCAACGGTAATGACAGGAAAAAAGAATCCGACGGAAAGCATCGATAGTGattgccaaacacagagctagcTTCTATGAAATACGCTGGAATTCTGTTGAGTGTGCGTGGCAgcttaaataaaaaaagaactagcgtagcttgcactggaagcgcaatgctaaagagacagcggagctgatgggacacctagctagtcctggcttgtgggctaggctaagcactaccaagtcatccccagcattttccggaatttatggattattgatcgattagctattgcttagctatcgcaaggtattggctacgtatttgggctaggctaagcactaccaagtcatatccccagcattttccgaaatttattgattatttaccGATtactgattagctattgattgtctagcgcaaggtattggctacgtattttggctaggccaagtactaccaagtcatccccagcattttccggaattttttgattattgatcgattagctcttgattggctatcaattggctatcaaTGACATGACTAAgattaagtagtcccaaccacgcttagctagactcagcttcgctagttcacaggggtatgtgccatcattgcgcttggaccctttctgcactaccgccaggatcggcccacattttttgtggacgactaacgtacgaaataacggccggcttaaacagctccgctgttaaaaataataATACTCGCAGGACGGTTACGAGTACTGTGTATCGCGACTCGCTCTCGAGCTCGGCGAATCGCTTAATTGGGGTCTGACGGCCCTGCTTTCTCCATGACATTTCAGTGCAAATGGTCTTTCAAAGCCTTCACGATTGAAGTACTACGCTGCTCTCGAATGCCCGAATGCTCGCTGGCTTTGACGCAGCCGAAGGCGCCGTGACGACGACAGCGTGGGGGCGTTACGACGACGACGGTTGTACGACGGCCAGCATTTCTGCTGCCGTTCGAGGCTCCGGTAACCCCGATATTATGTAAATTTCGACACTTTTATGGACTAGGCATAATACTTTCCATTAGTTCATTGATATAAAAACTGAAACGAGCTACGGTAAAATAAACGTGTGAATAACACGCTGCCTAGAATATTGGACAGCCTTACGGAGAATGGACTTGTCTTGCAGCACGCAGGATACCAATACGCCTATTTTCTCAACTGAATTGTGTTTTTCCTTACAACGGAAACTAAATTGATGTTCTTATTTTGCGCTACTTTAATTTGCTGCTTTTTCATTATGCATTTTTCATTCGTTATTGTTTACGGTTGTGTATTTCCTTTAGCCCATTTTTTTACTTGTGCAATACATTTTTGTGTATGTGTAAACATGTTATGTTTTTTTGGAAAGATTGTACTCTCGCCCGATATTCCAATTTTTTACTCATGGACATGCGTCCAactatagtagtagtagtagtagtgcagcactattgctttttttttttttttttcggggtgtGGGAAGGCTCTCATTTCACCGGGGAGGGTGAGGGAGGGTAGGAGCCGCATACCAACGCAGATATTACCGGGGTGGGGCCACGTGTGCTCCGCCCCCCTCCCGCCACTGTGTTAGTGCCTACCGAGTCCTGCACATGTAATTGTTGTTCTAAACCTCCAGTGCAACTGAACCGCAGCTTTGTAGCCAGAACTTTATTAACGTATGTTGAGAGAGACATATAAACAAGGCGAGCGGGTCTCGGTAAGATGTGAACTTCAAGTGATCTACAGATGCCTCTTATTTGTTTGCGAATAGACGatataaataatataataatagGGCGCGATAGTATGCTTGCTCACACGCTTCGCACTGCGAGGAGTGAATGTAGTACAAGGCGCCGGAAATAGTAAAAAACGTTGTCTTACGATAGCTACTATAATACAGAAGGGTGTACTTTCTTCGCCGGAGCGGTGATGAAATGAGTGTTGGTGGCACCTCATTGCTGCTCAGGGAAAGTGAATTTCATATTATCGATGTGCATAATTGATTGCTTTTGGGAAATTGTGCCTTAATTCACTCGGAGCATGTCCGAGTGCCTAAGCGTGCGTACATATGAACGTTATTTGTAATAAAGATTATCCTTAAGTTATGTTAGATTATCATGACGTTATCTAAGTTGCCATCGTTAAACTGTTCTTCCTTCTAGCTTTTAAAGGTTTAGTAAAAAGTAATAATTTCCAAAGGTTTCAAACTCTAGTTCTATTACCTAACTGCGTTCTTCCACATACCGTTGCCTCTCTGAAATAAGGCCGTGAAGAAGGATACATTTTCAATATTGAATGATTTACTTTGAAATTTTTAGCTATTAGAACTAAGCTGAAATTCCTAGAAATGTAATAGGCGATGTGTTCTTTTTTATTCCTTATTCTTTGTCCTCCCTGTTCTGTTCCTGTGCACTGTACATCATTCGTTTATTTCGTATTACGCGCTATACCCGAAATCTATACCTTCCGTTTTCTGAGCGTACTTGCCTTTGATGCAATGACTGAGAGGATCAGTAAGCCGTAATTAGGCAAGCGAGGACATTCGCGCTGAGCAATTAGAGGTTCAGCGGCCAGTTACGTCAAAGGTTGTTTGAAATATGCACAACGACGTCAACTCTAGTTCGTCAACCGATGCCTGCCAAGTAATGTACTCTTTCCGCACTTACGCATTAACCCTCTTTCACTGTAGGCTTAAGAGGACGGAGCTCAAGCAGTTTGGCCAATATGTGGGACAAGTGGTAAAGTTACTTTTCGACATGGGACTTTATGCGGTTTGCCGTGTTTTACTGCCACAAAAAAGCTATATACAGAGTAAACCTCGAATGATAACTCAGCCTAACTTAGCCTAACTTGACCTAGGTTAATGTAACACAACAAAACACAGCCTAAACTAACCTAACGTGCTCTAACCGGTAGTTTGGAGAGTCGGCTGCCTCCTGTCTTACCTCGGGGCTCAAAAACCCTTCGCCCGTCGCCAACGTATGCATCTTTCTTCCGCGGTCTCACGATGGGAGGGGTAACTTGTGAACGTCAGGTACCTGGAAGTTTTCATACAAACGCTGCAACTAACTGTGGCAATTTCGCGAAATCATCGCTTGAAACAAACATATAATACCGGGCCACTTTCGATCGTTATAgagcccgatccggatcaaaGTTCTCGATCGCGACTGGCTCGTTAGCGCAAGCTGGGGAAAGGAGCCAATCATGATTGTGAAAGTTGATATGGATCAGGCTCGATTGCGATCTAAAATAACCCGCGTGACTGGGGTATGAGACGTGTAGGAAGCAAAAGAAACAATGTTGACGGTATTCTCAAAGTAGAAATATCTGTTGAAGGCCCGAATTATTCCGAAAACTTTGAAAGGCAAGGTGAAGCAAAGTCGAAGCTTTGCTTGTATTTTGAAATGTTCCATGTAATTGCATATTCTTTTCTTCTTATCACCTTTTGCGCTGAGTGGTCAATTCCAGGGACAACGGCAGCAAGGCGTCGTCAGCGCTACGTTCGAGCCAAGCACACAGGACGAAAAGAAGGGGGACTGAAACgaatccttaaaaaaaaaaaaaaaaaaagacccaacGGGGGGTAACCAAGCAAGGAAAGTTTTGAAGAAAAAGAACTAAGCGCGAGACCAGTGATTTTCAATACGCGTGTCCCTTAGCTTGAGTTGAGGTGTAATTTATTTGAGAATGATGGTTATTGAACTAGAGTAGAACAGACAGATGCTTTGTTTTGATTTGGAAAGTTGTGACAAAATACGAAGATAgtcgaaaatttttttttttttgctgacataACGCTGCCTttaagggtattttcatcccttGTGTGGTTCTGTATCAATGAaatcaaatcaatcaaatcaGATTTTGTTTCCCAGTAAAACATTGAAAGGTCATTTAGGGCTAAAAGTCACACAAGTAGCTTGACTGGCCCGAAAAGATCTTACAGGGCAGTATCGTGGAACTATTTACAACGCTCAATTTTTGTAAACACTCAGACAGTGTACATACACGCGCGTAGAATACATTCTAACAGATCATACTGGATACTGTCAAAAATCACAATAGTCAGTAACAGTAGCATTCAAATATCTACAACTATTTAAGTAACGCAATCCACATGCAAACAGTGAAACGTTCTTAACATTCTGAAGCATGTTAAAGAAACTGTAAGGAAATGTACCTTAGGGTCAAGAGTTGAAAAATAGTAATGTTGAACAAATTGCCAGGGTAAAAACATTACCACCGAGAATAAATCATCAAGGTGTACGAAACTATCACCCGGACGAGACTGCCATTCCTTATAAGGCATGCAACGAACACATCAGCAGATAAGAGAAAGATTACACCCCGTTGTGCGAACAGCGTGTCGAaattaacaataataataaaagaagatTTAGGGACTTAGTGGAGAAGATATCAATGAGTTTGATGTTCAAACCTAAACACAGAATAGTTGGTATCTATAATTTCCGTAAAAAGAGCCGTCCCCGCAGGTCAAATATATTATACATTTCAAACCGCTGATCCTGTCTCCGTACGGTCTAGTGGTTCTTTTTAAATTTATACAATCTCATTACGCATGGTACGTTGTATCTATTTTTCTTGTATGTTGACTTCCACATCCAAATTATAGTTCCGTGGTTATTAACGTTCTGGTTATTTTGACTCCCCCTTACGTTACATCAATCAACGTGCAATGGCAAGTACAAGTCCGTAGACGGCGgtctgccgaaaaaaaaaaagaaaaaaaaaagaaaaaaagaaaaaaaaacattaacacctAGGCATGCGGCATGACATCGAGTGACCGCACGTGTGCCAGTGTTCGACCAAAGCCGAACAAGCTCTTATTCTAGGCTGTACGGTCACGCTGCgacaaaattatttttctctgATTGCAGGGGTCTCCGTAATTAGGCTCGTGATTC encodes the following:
- the LOC125940873 gene encoding uncharacterized protein LOC125940873 encodes the protein MHTLATGEGFLSPEMYGARVVVSPSSQSAGGGRKLVYFIEEAPRPPPGALVPRVALFLILVLWFGTIFASVATFWLYLYPKDKTSHVARAVTSTAKALSSLASTAASGRL